The DNA sequence TGCTGGGTGGAGGTCCGAGGACCGCCAGAAGATTGTTGATCAGAACAAGCGGAGGAGCGCCATGACCACCAGTGGCATGAATATGACTGGCCAGCCTCGCATTCAcagctctctctcccacGTTTCATTCCCAGCTGCCTTCGCTACCCCGGTGGTCCCCAGGACGTacagccacagcagcatgCCCGCCGGTTGGGCGTCTGGGGATATGAACTACAGCAACGTCGACGTCTCTAGTTCGTCGGTGAAGGGCAAGGAGGTCGACAGGAGCACATCAGCCTCGCTTTATCTGAGCCGATCAGCAGCTAGATTGTCAGCCGGGAGATATCCAATGAACATGAACGCCGTCATTGGCACCGGTGATCTCTCAGTCTCGCCTGTCGACAGCTCCAGCAACTCGACAAGCTCGCAGGACGATCTGGAGATGAAGCCCATCAAGCACGCATCCCTCCCACCAGTGACGAGCAAGACAAGAGGCTACTCAAGACCCATGAGCGACAGCGGCTCCATCCACCGCCTTCACCCAGCCCGAAGACTCTCCGACGCTGAACAAAACAGCACCCCCACCCCGGCCCCAGCGCGCACCTCCTACTCCCCACGCACGAGCTCCCTCCCTGCCGGCATCCCCCCCGTCCCAGCAATCCCGGCCATGCAATTCGGCGCCGCGatcacaacctccaccgtctcctccaccaccgcctcggCAGCCAGCTCCGTAACCATGGTCCCCATCGCCTCGAGCGTTTCTCTCCACACCAACAATACCAAACTAATAATCAAAAACGTCGAAGAACGCCGCGACGTGGCGGTTATTTCCCTGACCCCCGAACTCTCCAGCGACGATGAAGTCTCCCCCGTCGGAACCGCTatctccccc is a window from the Podospora pseudocomata strain CBS 415.72m chromosome 6, whole genome shotgun sequence genome containing:
- a CDS encoding hypothetical protein (EggNog:ENOG503P85A) — protein: MSMFSFIRKGRQAAKEHKAEKVEKAKREAEKPPYRHIPKHAAIDAVSSGPAGWRSEDRQKIVDQNKRRSAMTTSGMNMTGQPRIHSSLSHVSFPAAFATPVVPRTYSHSSMPAGWASGDMNYSNVDVSSSSVKGKEVDRSTSASLYLSRSAARLSAGRYPMNMNAVIGTGDLSVSPVDSSSNSTSSQDDLEMKPIKHASLPPVTSKTRGYSRPMSDSGSIHRLHPARRLSDAEQNSTPTPAPARTSYSPRTSSLPAGIPPVPAIPAMQFGAAITTSTVSSTTASAASSVTMVPIASSVSLHTNNTKLIIKNVEERRDVAVISLTPELSSDDEVSPVGTAISPITTSPTKNKRRTCKPSRFPELETINSNISIAAVETPLSLVPSSEKDGLKLAVTEIHEKIRPTSTIAATLPIDFDENSLPTPKALDLPAPVAQKQGKLSKNPGRKGRWSLRGHKSAAVAV